The sequence GATGTTATAAGTGAGCTTGACGAGAAGAGAAGAAATTTTCTATTTGACCTGCTTGAAGGATTTCTAGGCCAGGTCTTTGTAACCGCAACATCGGCAAGGGAGGTACATTACAAGGGAGCCAAAAAGATATTTAATATTATAGCAGGAAGAGCATATATAGAGGGGTCGAAACTTAACGTTTAATAACATGATCACGGAAATCAAAGGAAGAATGCTCAAGCGGGTTATATCCGTAAAGGCAATCAGTAAAAGGGTAACTGAGCTCGGAAGACAAATTACTGATGACTATAGAGGAAAGGATCCGATACTTGTTGGGATTTTAAAGGGGGCGTTTGTTTTTCTCTCAGACCTCATGCGGAACATCGATCTGTCCGTACAGATAGATTTCATTCGGATTTCGACTTATAAGAGCGGTATGAAACCCGGGGAAATTGATCTTATTATGGATATATCTATGCCTATTAGGGATAGGCATGTAATCCTGGTCGAGGACATAGTTGATACAGGTGTTACGCTTAAATTTATCAGTGATAGGATACTTGCGAGAACCCCTGCTTCATATAGGATTTGTGCATTAATAGATTTAAA comes from Thermodesulfobacteriota bacterium and encodes:
- the hpt gene encoding hypoxanthine phosphoribosyltransferase, producing MLKRVISVKAISKRVTELGRQITDDYRGKDPILVGILKGAFVFLSDLMRNIDLSVQIDFIRISTYKSGMKPGEIDLIMDISMPIRDRHVILVEDIVDTGVTLKFISDRILARTPASYRICALIDLKQRREVNVKLDYVGFELENGFIVGYGLDMAEEGRNLPNLYNVE